One genomic region from Longimicrobium sp. encodes:
- a CDS encoding zinc ribbon domain-containing protein, with protein MTVLVFALVLALAAAAWVIRPIAGRRTAVLVDAAPGSLLDADARRRATLASLRELEYDFLGGKLDEADYRAQRDRMSYEALEAIRAAEFAERAVSGGRRAAPVQAAHACGFANPAGSRFCAGCGKRLR; from the coding sequence ATGACGGTGCTGGTGTTCGCGCTGGTCCTGGCGCTCGCCGCCGCGGCGTGGGTGATCCGCCCCATCGCGGGGCGGCGCACGGCGGTGCTGGTGGATGCCGCGCCGGGCTCCCTGCTCGATGCCGACGCCCGCCGCCGCGCCACGCTCGCCTCGCTCCGGGAGCTGGAGTACGACTTCCTCGGCGGCAAGCTGGACGAGGCGGACTACCGCGCCCAGCGCGACCGCATGTCGTACGAGGCGCTGGAGGCGATCCGCGCAGCCGAGTTCGCGGAGCGCGCCGTCAGCGGCGGGCGCCGCGCGGCGCCCGTGCAGGCGGCGCACGCCTGCGGCTTCGCCAACCCCGCGGGAAGCCGCTTCTGCGCCGGGTGCGGCAAGCGGCTGCGTTGA